Proteins found in one Hypericibacter terrae genomic segment:
- a CDS encoding MFS transporter yields the protein MPSDLSSALPPPGLPLQSAPAQGATPVAPAGGSGRILHGTPAFWSTARAMFFGGFSTFAMLYGLQPLMPMFSDEFALSPAAASGVVSAATGALALMLIPASLIADRIGRRPLMNAALFTAALLTFACGFVESFSQLLVLRVLLGVVLAGLPAVAMAYLAEEIDSHSLGRSMGLYIAGNGLGGLCGRLMVAALADWTSWRTAMLVLGAVGLLAAFEFWRSLPPSRFFQPSRLSLSGFLAGLRLHFSDAGMPWMFAIGFLMMGCFVSLYNYLGYRLAAPPFDLRPSLLGAVFSLYLVGMVGSTVVGRLADRFGRRHMLWVMICMMAAGLALTVASSLVVVMLGIAVATFGFFGAHAVVSSWVGRRAQSARALASAFYLFFFYLGSSVLGSGSGLMWEFGQWHAVAIFLGFVVAVSFAIALKLRALKPLAINAGRP from the coding sequence ATGCCGTCCGATCTCAGTTCCGCCTTGCCGCCCCCGGGCCTGCCGCTGCAGTCCGCCCCGGCGCAGGGCGCGACGCCGGTCGCTCCGGCCGGCGGTAGCGGCCGCATCCTCCACGGCACGCCGGCCTTCTGGAGCACCGCGCGCGCCATGTTCTTCGGCGGCTTCTCCACCTTCGCCATGCTCTACGGGCTGCAGCCCCTGATGCCGATGTTCTCCGACGAGTTCGCGCTGTCGCCGGCGGCGGCGAGCGGCGTGGTCTCGGCGGCGACCGGCGCGCTCGCGCTGATGCTCATCCCGGCCAGCCTCATCGCCGACCGGATCGGTCGCAGGCCGCTCATGAACGCGGCCCTGTTCACCGCGGCCCTCCTCACCTTCGCCTGCGGCTTCGTGGAGAGTTTCAGCCAGCTGCTGGTTTTGCGCGTGCTGCTGGGCGTCGTGCTGGCGGGATTGCCCGCGGTCGCCATGGCCTATCTCGCCGAAGAAATCGATTCGCACTCGCTCGGCCGCTCGATGGGCCTCTATATCGCCGGCAACGGGCTCGGCGGCCTCTGCGGGCGGCTGATGGTGGCGGCGCTTGCCGACTGGACCTCCTGGCGCACGGCGATGCTGGTGCTGGGCGCGGTCGGGCTGCTGGCGGCCTTCGAGTTCTGGCGCAGCCTGCCGCCGTCGCGCTTCTTCCAGCCCTCGCGGCTCTCCTTGTCGGGCTTTCTCGCGGGCTTGCGGCTGCATTTCTCCGATGCCGGCATGCCCTGGATGTTCGCGATCGGCTTCCTGATGATGGGCTGCTTCGTCAGCCTCTATAATTATCTGGGCTACCGCCTCGCGGCGCCGCCCTTCGATCTGCGGCCCAGCCTGCTGGGCGCCGTCTTCTCGCTCTATCTCGTCGGCATGGTGGGCTCGACGGTCGTCGGCCGGCTGGCCGACCGTTTCGGGCGGCGCCATATGCTCTGGGTCATGATCTGCATGATGGCGGCGGGCCTCGCCCTGACGGTGGCGTCGAGTCTCGTCGTTGTGATGCTCGGCATCGCCGTCGCCACCTTCGGCTTCTTCGGCGCGCACGCGGTCGTGAGCAGCTGGGTCGGCAGGCGCGCCCAGAGCGCCCGCGCGCTCGCCTCGGCCTTCTATCTGTTCTTCTTCTATTTGGGCTCCAGCGTGCTGGGCTCGGGCTCCGGCCTGATGTGGGAGTTCGGCCAGTGGCATGCGGTCGCGATCTTCCTCGGATTCGTCGTCGCCGTCTCTTTCGCGATCGCGCTCAAATTGCGCGCGTTGAAGCCGCTCGCCATCAACGCCGGCAGGCCCTGA
- a CDS encoding PAS domain-containing protein, which yields MERDAETRLAEFRQRLGAKDQRTLLDYWLAKRGRRRMPSRADVDPAELVALLPNLMLVDVVDDGARFRFRLVGTRVARSSGEDRTGRFFDEFAFFRAYPNVTDQYRQVAADAEPLLATEIFFNREHGTAYDVERLLLPLGQNEAKADMLLAHFRFMRGPFSRE from the coding sequence TTGGAACGAGACGCCGAAACGCGTCTTGCCGAATTCAGGCAGCGCCTCGGCGCCAAGGATCAGCGGACCTTGCTGGATTACTGGCTGGCGAAGCGGGGCCGGCGGCGCATGCCGTCGCGCGCGGATGTGGACCCGGCCGAGCTGGTGGCGCTGCTGCCCAATCTCATGCTGGTCGATGTGGTCGATGACGGCGCGCGCTTCCGCTTCCGCCTGGTCGGCACGCGCGTCGCGCGCTCCTCGGGCGAGGATCGCACCGGGCGCTTCTTCGACGAGTTCGCCTTCTTCCGCGCCTATCCCAACGTGACCGACCAGTATCGCCAGGTCGCGGCCGACGCCGAGCCGCTGCTCGCGACCGAGATCTTCTTCAACCGCGAGCATGGCACCGCCTACGACGTGGAGCGGCTGCTGCTGCCCCTGGGCCAGAACGAGGCCAAGGCCGACATGCTCCTCGCCCATTTCCGCTTCATGCGCGGGCCGTTCAGCAGGGAGTAG
- a CDS encoding isocitrate lyase/PEP mutase family protein, translating into MKRSTRFRLLVEAPEILLLPGVHDALTLRLAEQAGFEAVTCGGYAATASLLGVPDMAQLGMSEMAEMYARLCDQTELPVFADADTGYGGTANVARTVRAFERAGVAGLFIEDQLAPKRCGHMKGKQVVPAVEMVAKIKAALDARRDGDLVIMARTDARAVEGLEAAVERAQIYREAGADVLFVEAPLTVEEMAYVCAEVPGPCMANNVEGGLTPILPADALEEVGFAMVTYPVAASYAIAHAVAGLYATLARDGTSDAWRANMVDFASFNELVGLSRLRAEEAAYDEQAREIVAAFSADRD; encoded by the coding sequence ATGAAGCGCAGCACCCGTTTCCGCCTGCTGGTCGAAGCCCCCGAGATCCTGCTGCTGCCGGGCGTCCATGACGCCCTCACCCTGCGGCTGGCCGAGCAGGCCGGCTTCGAGGCCGTCACCTGCGGCGGCTATGCCGCGACCGCAAGCCTCCTGGGCGTGCCGGACATGGCCCAGCTCGGCATGAGCGAGATGGCGGAGATGTATGCCCGGCTCTGCGATCAGACCGAGCTGCCGGTCTTCGCCGATGCCGATACCGGCTATGGCGGCACCGCCAATGTGGCGCGCACGGTGCGCGCGTTCGAGCGCGCCGGCGTGGCGGGGCTCTTCATCGAGGACCAGTTGGCGCCCAAGCGCTGCGGCCATATGAAGGGCAAGCAGGTGGTGCCCGCGGTCGAGATGGTGGCGAAGATCAAGGCGGCGCTCGATGCGCGCCGCGACGGTGACCTCGTCATCATGGCGCGCACCGATGCACGCGCGGTCGAGGGTCTCGAGGCCGCGGTCGAGCGCGCGCAGATCTATCGCGAGGCCGGCGCCGACGTGCTGTTCGTCGAGGCGCCACTGACGGTCGAGGAGATGGCCTATGTCTGCGCCGAGGTGCCGGGCCCCTGCATGGCCAACAATGTCGAGGGCGGCCTGACGCCGATCCTGCCGGCCGACGCGCTCGAAGAGGTCGGCTTTGCGATGGTGACCTATCCGGTCGCGGCCAGCTACGCGATCGCCCACGCGGTGGCCGGTCTCTATGCCACGCTCGCGCGCGACGGCACCAGCGATGCCTGGCGCGCGAACATGGTGGATTTCGCCAGCTTCAACGAGCTGGTCGGCCTCTCGCGCCTGCGCGCGGAGGAGGCCGCCTATGACGAGCAGGCGCGGGAGATCGTCGCGGCGTTTTCGGCGGATCGGGATTGA
- a CDS encoding IS4 family transposase, with protein MQYMGSIFVSLLKPIDRRQFRTLVERHDGDAYDKSFKSWDHLVALIYAQLSHAKSLRGVEAGFNANSQHHYHLGVGKLVRSTLSDANARRPVSVFAGLFGTLSQEVDRLARQEGNEMLRLIDASPIPLGKVCAWADWNGRIRGMKMHVVYDPKADRPCSVEVTPATINDIEVGRRVPIEAGATYVFDKGYCRYSWWCQIDAAEAVFVTRAKSNMRLRATKRRKLRKIVGDGFRIIDDAEVRLVSKGDSKLAIRLRRIRVRREKGGVITLITNDMTRSAVEIATLYKTRWQIELLFRWIKQHLDIRKFLGNNENAIRLQVLAAMIAYLLLRIGARLHSVKIPLLRLAELVGQSLFTRKTFHRIDRPPPVNPSKPSPKVPANQMAFCYA; from the coding sequence ATGCAGTACATGGGTAGCATCTTCGTGAGCCTGCTGAAACCCATCGATCGGCGTCAATTCCGCACGCTGGTGGAGCGCCACGACGGCGATGCCTACGACAAATCCTTCAAGAGCTGGGATCATCTGGTGGCGCTGATCTACGCCCAGCTCAGCCACGCCAAGAGCCTGCGGGGGGTGGAGGCGGGTTTCAACGCCAACTCCCAGCATCACTACCATCTGGGGGTCGGGAAGCTGGTTCGTTCGACCTTGTCGGATGCCAATGCGCGCCGTCCAGTGAGTGTGTTTGCGGGGCTGTTTGGCACGCTTTCCCAGGAGGTGGATCGGCTGGCTCGCCAGGAAGGGAACGAGATGCTGCGTTTGATCGACGCCTCGCCGATTCCGCTGGGCAAGGTCTGCGCCTGGGCGGACTGGAACGGCCGGATCCGCGGCATGAAGATGCATGTCGTCTACGATCCCAAGGCCGATCGCCCCTGCTCGGTCGAGGTCACGCCGGCCACCATCAACGACATCGAGGTGGGCCGGCGCGTGCCGATCGAGGCCGGAGCCACCTATGTCTTCGACAAAGGCTATTGTCGCTACAGTTGGTGGTGCCAGATCGACGCCGCCGAGGCGGTCTTCGTCACGCGCGCGAAGTCCAACATGCGCTTGCGCGCCACCAAGCGGCGCAAGCTCCGGAAGATTGTCGGCGACGGCTTCAGGATCATCGACGACGCCGAGGTCCGCCTCGTCAGTAAGGGCGATTCCAAGCTGGCGATCCGGCTGCGTCGGATCCGGGTCCGGCGCGAAAAAGGCGGCGTCATCACCCTCATCACCAACGATATGACCCGCTCGGCCGTGGAAATCGCCACCCTCTACAAGACCCGGTGGCAGATCGAGCTGCTGTTCCGCTGGATCAAGCAGCATCTCGATATTCGCAAGTTCCTTGGCAACAACGAAAATGCCATCCGGCTGCAGGTCCTCGCCGCCATGATCGCCTATCTGCTCCTGCGCATCGGCGCGCGCCTCCACAGCGTGAAAATCCCCCTCCTGCGACTGGCCGAACTCGTCGGCCAGTCGCTCTTTACCAGGAAAACCTTCCACCGTATCGATCGCCCGCCGCCCGTCAATCCAAGCAAGCCATCTCCCAAAGTCCCAGCCAACCAGATGGCGTTCTGTTATGCATGA
- the wrbA gene encoding NAD(P)H:quinone oxidoreductase has protein sequence MTKVLVLYYSAYGHIEAMAEAVAAGVREVAGAQVTIKRVPETVPVEVAKKSGMKLDQKAPIAAIDELADYDAVIVGVPTRFGNMAGQMRNFLDQAGGLWMKGSLVGKVGSVFASTATQHGGQETTILSTHVTLMHLGMIIVGVPYSCPELSNMKEITGGTPYGATTLSNTDGSRMPSENELKIARFQGKHVAGIAAKLKG, from the coding sequence ATGACGAAAGTTCTGGTGCTCTATTACAGCGCCTACGGCCATATCGAGGCGATGGCCGAGGCCGTGGCCGCCGGCGTGCGCGAGGTCGCGGGCGCGCAGGTGACGATCAAGCGGGTGCCCGAGACGGTGCCGGTGGAGGTCGCGAAGAAGTCGGGCATGAAGCTCGACCAGAAGGCGCCGATCGCGGCCATCGACGAGCTCGCCGATTACGACGCCGTCATCGTCGGCGTCCCCACCCGCTTCGGCAACATGGCGGGCCAGATGCGCAACTTCCTCGACCAGGCCGGCGGCCTTTGGATGAAGGGCTCGCTCGTCGGCAAGGTCGGCAGCGTCTTCGCCTCGACCGCGACCCAGCATGGCGGCCAGGAGACGACGATCCTCTCGACTCATGTCACGCTGATGCATCTCGGCATGATCATCGTCGGCGTGCCCTATAGCTGCCCGGAACTGTCGAACATGAAGGAGATCACCGGCGGCACGCCCTACGGCGCCACCACCCTCTCCAACACCGACGGCAGCCGCATGCCCAGCGAGAACGAGCTCAAGATCGCCCGCTTCCAGGGGAAGCATGTGGCGGGGATCGCGGCGAAGCTGAAGGGGTGA